A genomic window from Prunus persica cultivar Lovell chromosome G2, Prunus_persica_NCBIv2, whole genome shotgun sequence includes:
- the LOC109947247 gene encoding uncharacterized protein LOC109947247, with protein sequence MAGSSSSEFRTPVFNGENYEFWSIRMKTILKSHGLWDLVENGFDASDPMKEKGKEEGSKAAEEEKSTSADILMKDARALRLIQGAVSDQIFPRIVNEETSKGAWDILKKEFRGDKQVRSVKLQGLRREFEYTRMKDSESFSGYVAKLFDLINQMKSYGEELPRERVVQKLLISLPRSYDSICSVIEHSKDLDTLEIQEVVASLKNFELRLDRHTENSTEKAFTSLNIESKSSKNGSSSGGNKSQKNWKENGKNWNNKSNSNSKPNASNEGTKTPCKHCEKLHYGKCWFEGKPKCRGCGKFGHMVRDCH encoded by the coding sequence ATGGCAGGATCAAGCTCTTCTGAGTTTCGTACACCAGTGTTCAATGGAGAAAACTATGAGTTTTGGAGCATTCGAATGAAGACCATTCTGAAATCTCATGGACTGTGGgatttggttgaaaatggcTTTGATGCTTCAGATCcaatgaaggaaaaaggaaaggaagaaggaTCTAAAGCTGCTGAAGAAGAGAAGTCTACATCGGCTGATATTTTGATGAAAGATGCTCGTGCACTTAGACTGATCCAAGGTGCAGTCTCAGACCAAATTTTTCCCAGAATAGTGAATGAAGAAACCTCAAAAGGTGCATGGGATATTCTGAAGAAGGAGTTTAGAGGCGATAAACAGGTACGAAGTGTGAAACTACAAGGCTTACGTAGAGAGTTTGAATACACTCGTATGAAGGATAGTGAGTCATTCTCTGGTTATGTTGCTAAACTGTTTGATCTgattaatcaaatgaaaagTTATGGTGAAGAGTTACCTAGAGAAAGAGTTGTGCAGAAATTGCTTATTAGCTTGCCTAGATCTTATGACTCTATATGTTCTGTGATTGAGCATTCAAAGGATCTTGACACTCTTGAAATTCAAGAAGTGGTTGCGTCTCTCAAGAACTTTGAGCTCAGATTGGATAGGCACACTGAAAACTCCACAGAAAAGGCTTTTACTAGCCTGAACATAGAGAGTAAAAGCTCTAAGAATGGAAGTTCTTCTGGAGGTAACAAGTCTCAGAAGAACTGGAAGGAAAATGGGAAGAATTGGAATAACAAGTCCAATTCTAATTCCAAACCAAATGCATCAAATGAAGGAACTAAAACACCCTGCAAGCACTGTGAAAAACTGCACTATGGCAAGTGCTGGTTTGAAGGAAAACCAAAATGCAGAGGATGTGGAAAGTTTGGTCACATGGTTAGAGATTGCCATTGA
- the LOC18786736 gene encoding uncharacterized protein LOC18786736, whose product MDLRSLGQTEKQYNGREPSAPPSEIGSLVDPSALKELTPTGQHLDFRGLGLIDKAFVPLLEEICSWYPSLIACQQKRSRKVSKCAFTAFGELLHFLKTTTVKDMTEDICVRLQSLWEDVEIFRFDLAWLEPHVQSALRMKKFLERQGD is encoded by the coding sequence ATGGATTTAAGGAGTTTAGGACAAACAGAGAAACAATACAATGGACGGGAACCTTCAGCACCACCTTCTGAAATTGGTAGCCTTGTTGACCCCTCTGCACTCAAGGAACTTACGCCGACTGGCCAGCATTTGGACTTTAGGGGTTTAGGACTAATAGATAAAGCTTTTGTGCCACTATTAGAGGAAATCTGTTCATGGTATCCTTCGTTGATTGCATGCCAACAGAAGAGAAGTCGCAAAGTTAGCAAATGTGCATTCACAGCTTTTGGGGAACTCCTGCATTTTCTGAAGACTACAACGGTGAAGGATATGACAGAGGATATCTGTGTACGCCTTCAAAGTTTATGGGAGGATGTTGAGATCTTCAGATTTGACTTGGCATGGCTGGAACCTCATGTTCAATCCGCTTTGCGTATGAAGAAGTTTCTGGAAAGGCAGGGAGACTGA